TTTCTCTTTTAAGAGGAGATGAATCTTTTAACTCATCATATAGCACAGCAGGTCGAAGATTAGCATAAACTTTTAGACCACCTCTTAACTTCAAAAGAGCTTGTTCAGGTCGTAAATTTCCGGGAAGGTTATCCCACTTCGGTCCACCAACAGCACCCAAAAGTGTTGCTTCACATTTTTTAACCAGTTCCAAATCTTCATCTCTAATTGGTACACCATATTTGTCAATTGCACACCCGCCAGCGTCAATGAAGATATAATCAAATTTTATTCCAAATTTTGAAGATATTTTATCAAGAACAAGAAGTGCTTGCTCAATTACCTCAGGACCTATTCCATCACCAGGAATTACAGCTATTCTATGCATCTTTTTTCAACTCTCCTTTTACAAACTCTATAAGTCCGCCTGCCTTCATTATATTTTGCATAAACTCTGGAAACGGTTTTGCATTGAACTCTTTATTTTTTGTAATATTTTTTATAACTCCATTTACAAGATCAACTTCCACCTCATCGCCTGCTTCTATTCCATCTACTGCCTCTTCGCATTCAACAATTGGAAGACCAATGTTTATAGCATTTCTGTAAAATATTCTTGCAAACGACTTAGCAATCACACAAGAAACTCCGCATGCCTTTATAGCAATTGGCGCATGCTCCCTTGACGAACCACAGCCAAAGTTTTTTCCTGCAACCAAAATATCGCCCTTTTTAACTTTGTTGACAAATTCTTTATCTAAATCTTCCAAACAGTGTTTTGCAAGTTCAGCCGGGTCAGATGTATTAAGATATCTTGCGGGGATTATAACATCTGTATCAATGTTATCATAATACTTGTGAGCTTTCCCTTTGAAAATCATCACTCTTCATCTCCCTTCATACCAAGCTCTTCTGGTGACCCGATATAGCCTAAAACTGCTGATGCTGCAGCAATTGCAGGTGATGACAGATAAACTTCACTATTTGGATGACCCATTCTACCAACAAAGTTTCTGTTTGTTGTAGCAAGAGCTTTCTCACCATCTGCCAAAATTCCCATATGTCCTCCAAGACATGGACCGCACGTTGGTGTTGATACAACACATCCAGCGTCGATGAATATTTCAATGAGCCCCTCTTTTAATGCTTGCTTGTATATATTCTGTGTTGCAGGGAATATGATACATCTGAGTCCTTTTTTAACCTTTCTACCTTTTAAGATCTTTGCTGCAATCCTCAGGTCTTCAATTCTGCCGTTTGTACAAGAGCCAATTACCACCTGGTCAATATAAATCTTTTCTGTTATCTCATCAATTGTCTTTGTGTTCTCTGGAAGGTGTGGGAAGGCTACTGTAGGTCTTATTTTCGAAATATCTATCTCAAACACCTGTGAATACTCTGCATCCTCGTCTGCCTTGAAGATTTTATAAGGCTTTGTTGAATGTTGTTTTACATATTCAATTGTCTTTTCATCAACCTCAAATATACCATTCTTTGCGCCTGCTTCAATTGCCATATTAGCAATGGTAAACCTGTCATCCATTGAAAGTGACTTTAAACCTTCACCTGTGTATTCCATAGACTTATAAAGTGCACCATCGACACCTATCATACCAATAATGTGAAGTATGATATCCTTTCCAGATGTCCAGCCAGTTTTCTTGCCGTAGAGAACAAACTTTATAGCCTCTGGAACTTTAAACCAGCATTTTCCTGTTGCCATTGCACATGCCATGTCAGTCGAACCTATTCCTGTTGAAAAACTACCGAGAGCACCATATGTGCAAGTATGTGAGTCTGCACCAATTACCAAATCACCAGGTACAACCAAGCCTTTTTCTGGCAAAAGTGCATGTTCAATTCCCATCTCGCCAACTTCAAAGTAGTTTGTAATCTCATACTTTTTAGCAAACTCTCGAACCATTTTACACTGTTGAGCAGACTTTATATCTTTGTTTGGAGTAAAATGATCAGGCACAATCGCAATTTTGTCTTTATCAAAAACCTTATCAACTCCTATTTTTTCAAACTCTTTTATTGCAACAGGTGTTGTAACATCATTTCCCAAAACAAGGTCAACATTTGCAAAAATCAAGTCTCCTGGCTCAACATATTCTTTTCCTGCATGGTACGCTAAAATCTTTTGAGACATTGTCATAGGTTTTGCCATCTTCTATTTTCACCTCATCATTATTTTTGGATTTAATTTTAGTATACCTGCATACATTTTTCAATCATCCTTTTTCAAAGTAAAAAAATTTTTATAATGTTTTTTGCAAAGAAAAAAGGGCTGAAAAACATATATCAAAGCCCCTGAAATTAAAACTATTGATTTTTTTCTGTAAGCATATCAGATATTTCATTTTCCTCTTCAATTGTAAGTACATTCTTAAGATCAAGAATGATAATCATATCATCGCCCACCCGAGCAACTGAATCAATAAACTTTCTCTTGATTCCTCTGATATTCTCACTTGCCTTTTCAATCTTGTCATCTTCAATCTTAAGTATCTCAGAGACATCATCCACCAAAAAACCAATAGGAAACTTAGAAAGCTCAACAATCATAATTTTCTGGGTCTCAGCCTTTGAGTCAATTCCAAGCCGCTTTGCAAGATTGTAAACAGGAACAGATGTACCTCTCACATCAATTATTCCTTCAACATACTGGGGCATAGCTGGTACTTTTACAATCTTGCTTGGCTTTATAATCTCTACAATCTCAAGTATGTCAACCCCAAAGCTGAAGTCGCCCACATTGAAAATAACATACTGTTTCATGCAACTTCCTCCTCATTTCTAAACTTTTTCAAATACGCATTTATGAAGACATCTATCTCACCGTCCATTACTGCCTCAACATTTCCAACTTCTGCTTCTGTCCTGTGGTCTTTAACCAGTGTATACGGACAAAATACATAAGACCTTATTTGATTTCCCCAGCCAATTTCTGTCTGCTCACCCTTGAGTTTTTGAATCTTCTCTCTTCTTTCCTTTTCTTTGAGCTCTAACAGTTTTGCTTTTAAGATTTTAAGTGCAATTTCTCTGTTCTTGTGCTGGGACCTCTCATTTTGGCACGTAACAACAATACCTGTTGGAATATGCTTTATTCTAACAGCTGATTCTGTTTTGTTAACATGCTGGCCACCTGCACCAGATGCTCTGAATGTGTCAATCTCCAAATCCTCTTCCTTTATCTCAATATCAGTGTCATCTTCAACCTCAGGTAGGACTTCTACCGCTGCAAAGGAAGTATGTCTTCTCCCTGCCGCATCAAATGGAGAAATCCTCACAAGCCTGTGAACTCCTTTTTCAGCTTTAAGATACCCATAAGCATTCTCACCAACTATGCGAACTGTAACATTCTTTATACCTGCCTCTTCACCGGGTAAAATGTCCAGAGTTTCAACCTTGTACCCTTTTTTTGCTGCCCAGCGCGTATACATTCTTAAAAGCATCTCTGCCCAGTCCTGAGCTTCTGTACCACCCGCACCCGCATGAATTGAGAGTATTGCATTGTTTTTATCATACGGACCGTTTAAAAGAACTTCTATCTTGAAATCCTCTATTTTCCTCTCAAGGTCCAAAAGCTCTTTTTCAAGCTCTTCTGCCATATCATGGTTTCCTTCTTCCAAGCTCAGCTCTGTCAGCACCTTTAAATCTTCCCACTGCGAGTATAACTTTTGGAACCTTTCTATCTTGTCTTTTAGCCTCTTTATTTTTTGTAAAACTTTTTGAGAGTTCTCTAAGTCCTGCCAGAAATCAGGATTTGAAGTCTCACTCTCCAACCATTTTAGTTCATTTTCCAGCCTGTCGATGTCAAAGAGAAACCCTCATTTCTTTGAGATCTTCTTCTGCTTTTTCGAGTCTCTGTAAAATTTCTTCAAGCATCATCATTTTCTAAAACCACCCTTTCCAAAAAATGATAAGGTTAAAAATCAAACTGCTCCACAGCATTTTTTATATTTCTTACCGCTACCACAGGGGCACGGATCATTTCTTCCAACCTTCTGTGTTTTTACAACAGGTTTTCTCACAGGTGTATCCGATGGCGCATTTTCATACATCTCTTTTGCTACTCTTTCACGCTGTGGCATGTTCTCAATATTTGCATGAAGTATAATCTTTATTGTATCTTCTTGTATTCTCTTTATCATATCATCAAACATCTCAAACGCTTCGAACCTGAACTCAACTATTGGGTCTTTTTGTCCAATCGCGCGAAGAGATATGCCTTCTCTCAGCTGTTCCACTGCATCTATATGTTCTATCCAGTGCATGTCAACAACCCGTAAAAGCACCACTCTTTCAAGTTCGCGCATAAGTTCGCCAACTTCTTGTTCTTTCTTCTCATACTTTTCTTTTGCAATTGATATGAGCTTTTCTTTTAACTCCTGTTTTGTCATATTTTTTGCATCCTGTTCAGAAAGCTCACTATCTAAGAATATAAACTTCAAATCCTGCAAAAGCCCTTTTATATCCCAGTCTTCAGCATGAGGACTTTCACCTGTGTACACCTTTATCTTGTAGTCAACAATCTCATCTATCATGCCAAGGATAGAATCTCTCAAGTTTTCGCCTTCTAAAACCTTGCGCCTTTGTGAGTATATTATCTCTCTTTGCTTGTTCAAAACATCGTCAAACTGCAAAAGATGTTTGCGTATTTCAAAGTTTCGCGCTTCAACCCTCTTTTGCGCCTTTTCTATAGCATCAGACAAAAGCTTATGTTCAATAGGCTGGTCATCTGGAAGTCCAAGTGATTCAACAAGATTTTTGATCCTCTCAGAGCCAAAAAGCCTCATTAAATCATCTTCAAGTGATACATAAAACCTTGATTCACCCGGGTCACCCTGACGACCGGCTCTTCCTCGAAGCTGATTGTCTATTC
The DNA window shown above is from Caldicellulosiruptor owensensis OL and carries:
- the leuD gene encoding 3-isopropylmalate dehydratase small subunit, with translation MIFKGKAHKYYDNIDTDVIIPARYLNTSDPAELAKHCLEDLDKEFVNKVKKGDILVAGKNFGCGSSREHAPIAIKACGVSCVIAKSFARIFYRNAINIGLPIVECEEAVDGIEAGDEVEVDLVNGVIKNITKNKEFNAKPFPEFMQNIMKAGGLIEFVKGELKKDA
- the leuC gene encoding 3-isopropylmalate dehydratase large subunit, whose translation is MAKPMTMSQKILAYHAGKEYVEPGDLIFANVDLVLGNDVTTPVAIKEFEKIGVDKVFDKDKIAIVPDHFTPNKDIKSAQQCKMVREFAKKYEITNYFEVGEMGIEHALLPEKGLVVPGDLVIGADSHTCTYGALGSFSTGIGSTDMACAMATGKCWFKVPEAIKFVLYGKKTGWTSGKDIILHIIGMIGVDGALYKSMEYTGEGLKSLSMDDRFTIANMAIEAGAKNGIFEVDEKTIEYVKQHSTKPYKIFKADEDAEYSQVFEIDISKIRPTVAFPHLPENTKTIDEITEKIYIDQVVIGSCTNGRIEDLRIAAKILKGRKVKKGLRCIIFPATQNIYKQALKEGLIEIFIDAGCVVSTPTCGPCLGGHMGILADGEKALATTNRNFVGRMGHPNSEVYLSSPAIAAASAVLGYIGSPEELGMKGDEE
- a CDS encoding chemotaxis protein CheW, translating into MKQYVIFNVGDFSFGVDILEIVEIIKPSKIVKVPAMPQYVEGIIDVRGTSVPVYNLAKRLGIDSKAETQKIMIVELSKFPIGFLVDDVSEILKIEDDKIEKASENIRGIKRKFIDSVARVGDDMIIILDLKNVLTIEEENEISDMLTEKNQ
- the prfB gene encoding peptide chain release factor 2 (programmed frameshift); this encodes MMMLEEILQRLEKAEEDLKEMRVSLDIDRLENELKWLESETSNPDFWQDLENSQKVLQKIKRLKDKIERFQKLYSQWEDLKVLTELSLEEGNHDMAEELEKELLDLERKIEDFKIEVLLNGPYDKNNAILSIHAGAGGTEAQDWAEMLLRMYTRWAAKKGYKVETLDILPGEEAGIKNVTVRIVGENAYGYLKAEKGVHRLVRISPFDAAGRRHTSFAAVEVLPEVEDDTDIEIKEEDLEIDTFRASGAGGQHVNKTESAVRIKHIPTGIVVTCQNERSQHKNREIALKILKAKLLELKEKERREKIQKLKGEQTEIGWGNQIRSYVFCPYTLVKDHRTEAEVGNVEAVMDGEIDVFINAYLKKFRNEEEVA